One Turneriella parva DSM 21527 genomic region harbors:
- a CDS encoding SinI family restriction endonuclease, producing MRRIISSGNLAALVQQSREIFEMQRIDADMQAVTCLLGVLIQNPDLAPEYKSLPPDPQRILLWWLGKYHSSYSNRISQRSSRYPGTMPDTMVSKIIKARLGRLSDEDLKKISDAHRISMSSENILGLLLEEFLATHLKKYGWHCAWGESIKSVDFVSATGLLLQVKNRSNSENSSSSRVRTGTSILKWHRVNATTGRYNWEALNKIIGGNCALSEEVFEAFVKETLRANPAALAVEPDNLWL from the coding sequence ATGAGGCGCATCATTAGTTCAGGTAATCTTGCCGCTTTGGTGCAACAGAGCCGCGAAATTTTCGAAATGCAGCGTATCGATGCAGACATGCAAGCAGTAACCTGCCTGCTAGGCGTTCTGATCCAGAATCCAGATCTGGCACCCGAATATAAGTCATTGCCCCCCGATCCGCAGCGCATTCTCTTATGGTGGTTGGGCAAGTACCATTCTAGCTATTCGAACCGCATCTCGCAGAGGTCGTCTCGATATCCCGGTACAATGCCCGATACGATGGTTTCGAAAATCATCAAAGCACGGCTAGGGCGATTGTCTGACGAAGACCTAAAGAAAATCAGCGACGCTCACCGGATATCCATGTCTTCAGAGAATATTCTTGGTTTGCTTTTGGAAGAATTTCTTGCGACACACCTCAAGAAATATGGCTGGCACTGCGCATGGGGCGAGAGCATCAAGAGCGTCGATTTTGTCAGTGCCACTGGCCTTTTGCTGCAGGTTAAGAATCGAAGCAATTCTGAGAATAGCTCTTCAAGTAGAGTGCGAACTGGCACCAGTATCTTAAAATGGCACCGGGTCAATGCCACAACGGGCCGTTACAATTGGGAAGCTCTGAATAAGATCATTGGTGGCAACTGCGCCCTGTCAGAAGAAGTCTTTGAGGCTTTCGTCAAAGAAACGCTCAGGGCAAACCCCGCGGCATTGGCTGTTGAGCCAGATAATCTGTGGCTCTAG